One segment of Tetrapisispora phaffii CBS 4417 chromosome 1, complete genome DNA contains the following:
- the SLX5 gene encoding SUMO-targeted ubiquitin ligase complex subunit SLX5 (similar to Saccharomyces cerevisiae SLX5 (YDL013W); ancestral locus Anc_3.186): MHVTNGEMLRPADDFVTIVSDFEHEPRIQSVNNNDNQVTSTAGSSKSTIIEHSNDDHHDDNDDDEIGIISERVNFDTANNDNMDDLSVINEREVVDLDREPEITSVANNTNDDDLMIVGEQVIENPHILLNLPGGRTFELSTTTNDLPFRSSFEMLQNLGRNINLAGQDYMNLTDSTSPIRIVPSVNTPETEGILNNTRTNQNISGRLSRQPRMPSRREIRARNIRNLRITRQRNRLNRFEAQRRERKKAFRINHRRFIFRPEFLRYYPDEIKPLFYQSPDIDTFFNQANIIIDRYHFDKQILKDIFIEFRYGLDHGLFDLPGLVTGYSDEGFIRLWYDFNYDDLNDFEIHSNSLNMLEMFVNEEHLETNTNRVRPYDADYQFPNRNNGLYDRAITTSISSDSYPSAMQGLFVNSNDFGYAQAGEQETQDLIAMIQEREEREHDIRTRKFTKKNEKLQQLIREKAKTIPEGYSSSFSTEVPVKLIDKQDKNGNNVIMLEEQQVEVDDEFGNKKNESVIEVPVCCLCGVELGIGIPETFAGISAEDKKLECFKDIATKYGFSCPYQTMVRPTELDRDLSRRTFISNCGHAFCGRCYNRIHLAKAETKKNNGRDITNKLTRLSQSNRISPVILGSLNPDNYGPKICPGSDCKYQIRARTKMREAYF; this comes from the coding sequence ATGCATGTAACTAATGGTGAGATGCTACGACCTGCAGATGATTTCGTAACTATTGTCAGCGATTTTGAACATGAACCTCGGATCCAAAGTGTCaacaataatgataatCAAGTGACTTCAACTGCAGGTAGTTCAAAGTCGACAATAATAGAACATAGTAATGATGATCATCATGAcgataatgatgatgatgaaattgGTATTATTAGTGAACGTGTAAATTTTGATACTgctaataatgataatatgGATGATCTGTCGGTGATAAATGAAAGGGAGGTTGTAGATTTAGATAGAGAACCTGAAATTACATCAGTTGCTAACAATacaaatgatgatgatttgaTGATTGTAGGTGAACAGGTTATTGAAAACCCtcatatattattaaatttaccTGGTGGTAGGACCTTTGAACTAAGTACTACTACTAATGATTTGCCGTTTAGGAGTTCATTTGAAATGCTACAGAATTTAGGAAGAAATATCAATCTTGCGGGACAGGATTATATGAATTTGACGGATTCAACAAGTCCCATAAGAATAGTACCTAGTGTGAACACTCCAGAAACTGAAGGTATCTTAAATAATACAAGGActaatcaaaatatttcaggAAGATTGAGTAGACAACCCAGAATGCCATCAAGGAGAGAAATCAGAGCAAGAAACATACGAAATCTTAGAATAACACGACAAAGAAACAGGCTTAATAGATTTGAAGCTCAGagaagagaaagaaaaaaagcATTCAGAATAAACCATCGTAGATTCATATTTAGGCCTGAATTTTTGAGATATTATCCTGATGAAATCAAACCGTTATTTTATCAATCTCCTGATATTGATACCTTTTTCAATCAAGCAAACATCATAATTGATAGATATCATTTTGACaaacaaattttgaaagacATTTTCATTGAGTTTAGGTATGGTTTGGACCATGGCCTCTTTGATTTACCTGGTTTAGTCACAGGCTATTCTGATGAAGGATTTATTAGATTATGGTATGACTTTAATTACGATGATCTTAAcgattttgaaattcattccaattcattgaatatGTTAGAAATGTTTGTTAATGAAGAACACTTGGAAACTAACACAAATAGAGTTAGACCATATGATGCTGATTACCAATTTCCGAATAGAAATAACGGACTTTATGATAGAGCTATAACGACATCTATTAGCTCAGACTCTTACCCAAGTGCAATGCAGGGCCTGTTTGTAAATAGTAATGACTTTGGATATGCACAAGCTGGAGAACAGGAAACACAAGATTTAATTGCAATGATTcaagaaagagaagaaagagaaCACGATATTAGAACACGTAAATTTACAAAGAAGAATGAAAAACTTCAGCAGTTAATAAGGGAAAAAGCTAAAACTATTCCAGAAGGTTATAGTTCATCATTTAGTACTGAAGTTCCTGTTAAATTGATTGATAAACAGGATAAAAATGGTAATAATGTTATAATGCTTGAAGAACAACAGGTAGAAGTTGATGATGAGTTtggtaataaaaaaaatgaatcagTCATTGAAGTACCCGTGTGTTGCCTGTGTGGAGTAGAACTTGGTATTGGAATACCAGAAACTTTTGCTGGAATCAGTGcagaagataaaaaattggaGTGTTTTAAAGACATTGCTACAAAATATGGGTTTAGTTGCCCTTATCAAACAATGGTAAGACCTACAGAGCTGGACAGAGATTTATCAAGAAGAACCTTTATATCAAATTGTGGACATGCATTCTGTGGGAGATGCTATAATAGGATTCATTTGGCTAAAGCAGaaactaaaaaaaataacgGTAGAGATATAACTAATAAACTAACAAGGCTTTCGCAAAGCAACAGAATTTCGCCAGTAATCCTTGGAAGCTTAAATCCTGATAATTATGGACCTAAAATTTGTCCTGGATCTGATTgtaaatatcaaattagAGCGAGGACAAAAATGAGAGAAGCATACTTCTAA
- the TSC13 gene encoding trans-2-enoyl-CoA reductase (NADPH) TSC13 (similar to Saccharomyces cerevisiae TSC13 (YDL015C); ancestral locus Anc_3.184) has translation MVSVIKSRSKSLKDTEVEISNDVTLSKLLQIVSEKNKNINSNRLRLTYSEGTKQVPIVSDDILRTTINNADTELFVKDLGPQISWRLVFVLEYVGPILIHSLLYGLAANESIRGKISNANKEYDPSLNKVLYSMVMLHYLKREFESLFVHSFSQSTMPFFNLFKNTFHYWVLNGAIALSYFGYGYILDDMTIDSIYSRIGLSNLSLIVALFCLFEGWNLYIHIKLRTWGDAQKKLGNATKRVPINEGVFNVFVAPNYTFEVWAWIWFTVASKLNLFSMIFLIVSATQMYFWAQKKNKKYGTRRQFLIPYIF, from the coding sequence ATGGTTAGTGTAATCAAATCTCGTAGTAAGTCTTTAAAGGATACCGAAGTGGAAATCTCAAATGATGTCACTCTAAGCAAATTATTGCAAATCGTTTCtgagaaaaataaaaacatcaaCTCGAATCGTTTAAGATTAACCTACAGCGAAGGAACTAAACAAGTACCAATTGTTTCCGATGACATCTTGAGAACAACAATCAACAATGCCGATACGGAATTGTTCGTCAAAGATTTGGGTCCTCAAATTTCATGGAGATTGGTGTTCGTATTGGAATACGTAGGTCCAATTTTGATCCATTCATTACTCTATGGGTTAGCTGCTAATGAATCCATTAGGGGAAAGATATCTAACGCGAACAAGGAGTACGATCCGTCGTTAAATAAAGTCCTTTATTCGATGGTCATGCTGCATTACCTGAAGAGAGAATTCGAATCCTTATTTGTTCATAGTTTCTCTCAATCCACCATGCcattctttaatttattcaaaaatactTTTCATTATTGGGTATTAAATGGTGCTATTGCTTTGTCTTACTTTGGTTATGGTTACATTCTTGACGATATGACTATCGATTCTATTTATTCAAGAATCGGTCTCTCTAATCTATCTTTGATTGTCGCTCTGTTCTGTTTGTTCGAGGGTTGGAATCTATACATTCATATCAAATTAAGAACTTGGGGCGACGCTCAAAAGAAATTGGGCAATGCTACTAAGCGTGTACCAATCAATGAAGGTGTCTTTAATGTATTTGTTGCTCCAAACTATACTTTCGAAGTTTGGGCTTGGATTTGGTTTACTGTTGCAAGTAAATTAAACCTTTTCTCAATGATTTTCTTAATTGTCTCTGCTACGCAAATGTATTTTTGGGCacagaagaagaataagAAGTATGGCACCAGAAGACAATTTCTGATCCCATACATCTTTTAA
- the MNN2 gene encoding alpha-1,2-mannosyltransferase MNN2 (similar to Saccharomyces cerevisiae MNN2 (YBR015C); ancestral locus Anc_3.188) — protein MSVFSKRFSKLLKFSIIIVVLFLLFSYTHISESDLIPISIYDGIGLSDSDNDSKNSLNEYSNYLKGFLKQDNEGSVNYGANSHSGKGNSDKSKGSLAQGSKPPATSFSENAKTVEKNVNSSDRTKLLKEFYSQVFDSIRKYSPVGKCARKYKESCILTDNIPDRPENSEHWFKLTKKALENCLEFTPDEFKMLKSTHDNFVNSISKLTLPKQGYSKQGIVMVGGGKFSMLAFLIIKTLRNLGTTLPVEVFIPPVDEAEKDDFCKDVLPNFNAKCIFISDVLPEEQIKTFDFKGYQFKSLALISSSFEDLLLLDADNFPVKNLDNIFDQEPYKSKGLILWPDFWRRTTTPVYYQIADVPVDYTKRVRNSIDDLTPPEIYTENLDTVPLHDLQGTIPDPSTESGQLLINKKQHVPTLLLSLYYNINGPNWYYPMFTQKAAGEGDKETFIAAAVYYDLPFYQVKTKTGVDGYHQADNKGFRGVAMLQHDFVQDYKRFLKAKDKIQSIYKTVESRIFDKNYSLEDYYKNYILKTNSFDKNDEGEVDIMFVHSNLPKFDPISLWKQNELIVNGEHIRGYRAIEKLNNYDIELENFKTFNQYLCVEKTKFVHVEKHLENEQDRKSMCDYIKSRLEYLEKTHDSIFKKD, from the coding sequence ATGAGTGTTTTCAGTAAACGGTTCTCCAAACTACTGAAATTCAGTATCATAATTGTTGTATTGTTTTTACTGTTTTCTTATACACATATATCAGAATCAGACCTTATCCCAATTTCCATATATGATGGTATAGGTCTTTCAGACTCGGATAACGACTCcaaaaattctttaaacGAATACTCTAATTATCTTAAAGGTTTTTTAAAGCAAGATAATGAAGGTTCTGTTAATTATGGTGCCAATAGTCATAGCGGTAAGGGAAATTCAGATAAGAGCAAGGGGTCGTTAGCACAAGGGAGTAAGCCACCTGCAACTAGTTTCTCTGAGAATGCAAAAACAGTCGAAAAGAATGTGAACTCAAGTGACAGGACCAAATTGTTAAAGGAATTTTATTCACAAGTCTTCGATTCGATCAGAAAATATTCACCAGTAGGTAAATGTgcaagaaaatataaagaatcTTGTATTTTGACAGATAATATTCCTGATAGACCAGAAAATTCAGAACATTGGTTTAAATTAACTAAAAAAGCATTAGAAAATTGTTTAGAATTTACTCCAGATGAATTCAAGATGTTAAAATCTACACATGATAATTTCGTAAACTCAATTAGCAAACTTACCTTACCAAAACAAGGATATTCTAAACAAGGTATAGTGATGGTTGGTGGTGGTAAATTTTCCATGTTAgcttttttaattattaaaactttGAGAAACTTAGGTACAACTTTACCTGTCGAAGTATTTATCCCACCTGTTGATGAAGCTGAAAAAGATGATTTCTGCAAGGATGTTTTACCTAACTTCAATGCtaaatgtatatttatttctgACGTTTTACCTGAAGAGCAAATTAAGACTTTCGATTTCAAAGGTTATCAATTTAAGTCATTAGctttaatttcttctaGTTTTGAAGATTTACTATTGCTAGATGCTGATAACTTTCCAGTTAAAAATTtggataatatttttgatcaGGAACCATATAAATCAAAAGGTTTGATTCTATGGCCTGATTTCTGGAGAAGAACTACAACACCTgtatattatcaaatagCAGATGTTCCAGTTGATTATACAAAAAGAGTAAGAAACTCCATTGATGATTTAACACCACCAGAAATTTATACGGAGAATTTAGATACAGTTCCATTGCATGATTTACAAGGAACAATCCCAGATCCATCCACTGAATCAGGTCAGTTGTTAATTAATAAGAAACAACATGTTCCAACATTACTGTTATCGTTGtattataatatcaatGGTCCAAATTGGTATTATCCAATGTTCACACAAAAAGCTGCCGGTGAAGGTGATAAAGAAACATTCATCGCTGCTGCAGTTTACTATGACTTGCCATTTTATCAAGTTAAAACCAAAACAGGCGTTGATGGTTATCATCAAGCAGATAATAAAGGTTTCAGAGGTGTTGCTATGTTACAACATGATTTTGTTCAAGATTATAAAAGATTTTTGAAAGCTAAAGATAAGATTCaatctatatataaaacgGTCGAATCaagaatttttgataaaaattattcattagaagattattacaaaaattatattttaaaaacaaatagttttgataaaaatgatgaaggTGAAGTTGATATCATGTTTGTGCATTCCAATTTACCTAAATTTGACCCAATTTCATTATGGAAACAGAATGAATTGATAGTTAATGGAGAACACATCAGAGGTTACAGAgccattgaaaaattaaataattatgatattgaattagaaaatttcaaaacatttaatcaatatttatgtgtggaaaaaacaaaatttgtACACGTTGAAAAAcatttagaaaatgaacaaGATAGAAAGAGCATGTGCgattatataaaaagcAGATTAGAATATTTGGAAAAGACCCatgattcaatatttaaaaaggACTAA
- the CDC7 gene encoding serine/threonine protein kinase CDC7 (similar to Saccharomyces cerevisiae CDC7 (YDL017W); ancestral locus Anc_3.183): protein MTEVSGSVDSIPVEIQAEIDQLYQEVPNLTNEYELIDKIGEGTFSSVYKAKDLKGRVTDKFSSHFWSMDSKYVALKKIYVTSSPQRIYNELNLLYILTGNPRVAPLCDATRFQDQVIAILPYYPHEEFRVFYRDLPIKGIKKYIWELLQALNFVHSKGIIHRDIKPTNFLYNPELGKGVLVDFGLAEVQYNYIEDNETDVEEINSVLMKENRHNEQFCPCIVRGTSNADGHIASGPMVTIQNGKVLHLNNVNGLDLTKGYPKYEARRVKRANRAGTRGFRAPEVLMKCGSQTTKIDIWSVGVILLSLLARRFPMFQSLDDTDSLLELCTIFGSKKLKKCANIHGLGFEIHGLQDIKEDGYKDGLKGFVYDLLNKECEGGTLPEYSVAFETHVYLAQELYDTVSIEPKLPAIEDYINRSKSYELKKYQEEIWTDHFWCFQVLNQCFEMDPQKRSSTSELLQNTFFNELNEVDYLVPSEATDEDAANSDETEFEDDDVLLLSD from the coding sequence ATGACCGAAGTATCAGGAAGTGTCGATAGTATTCCTGTTGAGATACAAGCAGAGATCGATCAGCTTTATCAGGAAGTTCCTAACTTAACCAACGAATATGAACTGATAGATAAGATTGGTGAAGGTACATTTTCGTCAGTATATAAGGCTAAAGATTTAAAAGGAAGAGTAACtgataaattttcttcacATTTTTGGTCTATGGACTCCAAATACGTTGCattaaaaaagatatatgTCACTTCCTCTCCtcaaagaatatataatgaattgaaCCTGCTTTATATATTGACGGGAAATCCAAGAGTTGCTCCTTTGTGTGACGCTACGAGATTTCAAGACCAAGTAATAGCCATATTACCATACTATCCGCATGAAGAATTTAGAGTGTTCTACAGAGATCTTCCTATTAAAGGCATCAAAAAGTATATATGGGAACTATTACAAGCATTAAATTTTGTACATTCAAAAGGTATCATCCACAGAGACATTAAACCAACGAATTTTTTATACAATCCTGAGTTAGGTAAAGGTGTGTTGGTAGATTTTGGTTTAGCCGAAGTGCAATACAATTATATAGAGGATAATGAAACTGACGTGGAGGAAATTAACTCTGtattaatgaaagaaaatagGCATAACGAACAATTTTGCCCTTGCATAGTTAGAGGTACTTCAAATGCAGATGGCCATATAGCATCAGGTCCAATGGTTACAATCCAAAATGGTAAAGTTCTTCATCTCAATAATGTGAATGGTTTGGATCTTACTAAAGGGTATCCAAAGTATGAAGCACGCAGAGTTAAGAGAGCAAACAGAGCAGGTACACGTGGGTTTCGTGCACCTGAAGTTTTAATGAAATGTGGTTCCCAAACCActaaaattgatatatgGTCCGTAGGAGTGATATTATTGAGTTTATTAGCTAGAAGATTCCCAATGTTTCAAAGCTTAGATGATACAgattcattattagaattatGCACAATATTTGGGTcgaagaaattaaagaaatgtGCCAATATACATGGTTTGGGGTTTGAAATACATGGCTTACAAGATATAAAAGAAGATGGGTATAAAGATGGACTTAAGGGATTCGTgtatgatttattaaacaaagAATGCGAAGGTGGTACTTTACCTGAATACAGTGTTGCATTTGAGACACATGTTTATCTTGCTCAAGAATTATATGATACAGTATCGATTGAACCAAAATTACCTGCAATTGaagattatataaatagatcCAAAAGTTACGAACTGAAGAAATATCAAGAAGAAATCTGGACAGATCATTTCTGGTGCTTCCAAGTACTAAATCAATGTTTTGAAATGGATCCACAGAAACGTAGTTCAACGTCAGAGTTGTTGCAAAatacatttttcaatgaattaaatgaagTTGATTATTTAGTACCTAGTGAGGCCACTGATGAGGATGCAGCAAACTCTGACGAAACagaatttgaagatgatgacgTACTGTTATTGTCAGATTGA
- the KAP104 gene encoding Kap104p (similar to Saccharomyces cerevisiae KAP104 (YBR017C); ancestral locus Anc_3.181) — translation MSTSWTPDGSSIHQLATLLKNSMSPNPNESTTALDSLKSFQLQPEFFNYLCYILIEGETSEDLKAHFSVVDLQNNRATAGMLLKNSMLEKGGFVKGNHNIDYVKSHIIHGLYNSNNYLVSNVTGIVITTLFSTYYRQHRDDPTSMQLLSQLLKLISNGNEASAKALSKIMEDSAQFFQLEWAGNVRPMEFLVENIMKFISGPQFSPVIKAESIKCINNIIPLQTQAFIVKIDEFLNNIFSLAQSSEDDQIRSQICVSFAVLLEFRPDKLVDHLSGIIQFTLHIIGSVEDEKVAIEACEFLYSFATSPNMPEHLVQPFINDIVPVLLAKMVYNEDSILTFENSNEDDAFLEDKDEDIKPIAPRIVKKRDGNDAGDNEDDADDHEFGDIDTEWNLRKCSAATLDVITNVLPQHVISIAFSYLREHLTSEKWYVREATVLALGAMADGGMKYFDDQLPSLIPFLIEQMKDDWAPIRKMSCWTLSRFSPWILKDHTEFLLPVLEAILITLVDKKKDVQESAISSVAVFIENCDAEIIETLLYNELLQSFGKCFAVYKKKNLLILYDAVGRFAEKVELDDSAMQIILPNLISKWTALPDNDKELWPLLECLSCVATSLGDKFMPMAPEVYGRAYKILCNCVDLEIKSQNDPTVQVSEKDFIITSLDMIDGLVQGLGTASQELLFPQVTNDTTLLQVMVHCLQDPVHEVRQSVFALLGDIVYFYNPQILSGTLAQFLKFIGTEIMHNDDVDGVPALINAIWSLGLISERIDLKNYIIDLSRVILDLFTNTTIVLDSSVTENIAITIGRMALTHPEVFTSGVFCSDAIWNKWCESVKDLDILEEKTYAYMGFIKIVNITGDQVSMSDNTLSELIKGLSKDVEVSMFSEDVLSLLMKYASKIQTLKLTPDEQMFLQQFSSN, via the coding sequence ATGAGCACCAGTTGGACCCCAGATGGTTCAtcaattcatcaattgGCGACTCTGTTGAAAAACTCGATGTCTCCTAATCCTAATGAAAGTACTACTGCTTTGGATTCTTTGAAAAGCTTCCAATTACAACctgaattttttaattatctATGTTACATTCTAATTGAAGGTGAAACTAGTGAGGATCTAAAAGCACATTTCTCTGTTGTtgatttacaaaataatagaGCAACTGCAGGTATGTTGTTAAAGAATTCCATGTTAGAAAAAGGTGGTTTTGTTAAAGGCAACCACAACATTGATTACGTAAAATCTCATATCATTCATGGTTTATACAAttctaataattatttagtATCAAATGTTACTGGTATTGTGATTACTACTCTATTCTCAACATATTATAGACAACATAGAGATGATCCAACAAGTATGCAATTATTATCTCAGTTACtaaaattgatttcaaatGGTAATGAAGCTAGTGCAAAAGCTTTATCTAAGATTATGGAAGATAGTGCTCAATTTTTCCAATTGGAATGGGCAGGTAATGTTAGACCGATGGAATTTTTGGTGGAAAAcataatgaaatttatcTCAGGTCCACAGTTTTCTCCAGTCATAAAAGCCGAATCCATAAAATgtatcaataatataatccCATTGCAAACCCAAGCATTTATTGTAAAAATAgatgaatttttgaataacaTTTTTTCGCTAGCGCAAAGTAGTGAGGATGATCAAATAAGATCACAAATATGTGTTAGTTTTGCAGTTTTATTGGAATTTAGACCAGATAAGTTGGTTGACCATCTTTCCGgtattattcaatttacaTTACATATTATTGGCTCTGTTGAGGATGAAAAAGTTGCTATCGAAGCCTGTGAGTTTTTATATAGTTTTGCAACAAGCCCTAATATGCCAGAACATTTGGTACAACCAtttataaatgatattgtCCCAGTGTTATTAGCAAAGATGGTTTATAACGAAGATAGTATAttaacttttgaaaattccAATGAAGACGATGCTTTCTTAGAAGACaaagatgaagatattaaacCTATTGCACCACGTATCGTTAAAAAAAGAGATGGTAATGATGCTGGCgataatgaagatgatgcAGACGATCATGAATTTGGAGATATTGATACTGAATGGAACTTAAGAAAATGTTCTGCTGCAACTTTAGATGTTATTACTAACGTCTTACCACAGCACGTCATTTCTATTGCCTTCTCTTATTTAAGAGAACATTTAACATCAGAAAAATGGTATGTCAGAGAAGCTACTGTTTTAGCCTTGGGTGCAATGGCAGATGGTGgtatgaaatattttgatgacCAATTGCCATCGTTGATCCCATTTTTAATAGAACAAATGAAAGATGACTGGGCCCCTATTAGAAAAATGTCATGTTGGACTTTAAGCAGATTTTCACCTTGGATTTTAAAGGATCATACTGAATTTCTGTTACCTGTCCTTGAAGCTATTCTTATCACTTTAgttgataaaaaaaaagatgtGCAAGAATCTGCAATTAGTAGTGTAGCtgtatttattgaaaattgtGATGcagaaattattgaaacaTTATTATACAATGAATTGTTACAAAGTTTTGGGAAGTGTTTTGCTGTatacaagaagaaaaactTGCTTATCCTGTATGATGCAGTTGGCAGGTTTGCTGAAAAGGTTGAATTAGATGACTCGGCTATGCAAATAATTTTAcctaatttaatttcaaagtgGACTGCCTTACctgataatgataaagaattaTGGCCATTATTAGAATGTTTATCTTGTGTGGCTACCTCTCTTGGCGATAAATTTATGCCTATGGCTCCAGAGGTTTATGGAAGGGCGTATAAAATCTTATGCAACTGCGTTGATTTGGAGATCAAGTCTCAAAACGACCCAACAGTACAAGTTTCAGAAAAAGATTTCATCATCACATCTTTGGATATGATCGATGGTTTAGTCCAAGGTTTAGGAACTGCATCTCAAGAATTATTGTTTCCTCAAGTAACAAATGACACTACACTATTACAAGTAATGGTTCACTGTTTACAAGATCCTGTTCATGAAGTTAGACAAAGCGTTTTTGCACTTTTAGGGGACATTGTGTATTTTTACAATCCACAAATACTTTCAGGAACATTGGCTCAATTTCTAAAATTCATTGGCACAGAGATTATGCataatgatgatgttgATGGTGTGCCTGCATTAATCAATGCAATATGGAGTTTAGGTTTGATTAGTGAAAGGATagatttgaagaattatataatagatTTATCACGTGTAATCCTAGACTTATTCACAAACACTACAATAGTTTTGGATAGTTCAGTAACTGAAAATATCGCAATCACCATTGGTCGCATGGCATTGACTCATCCGGAGGTATTCACATCAGGTGTCTTCTGTTCTGATGCAATTTGGAATAAATGGTGTGAGTCTGTTAAGGATTTAGATATCcttgaagaaaaaacatATGCCTATATGGGTTTCATcaaaattgtaaatattaCAGGTGATCAAGTTTCTATGTCCGATAACACTCTATCCGAACTTATTAAAGGATTGTCGAAGGATGTAGAAGTATCAATGTTCTCTGAAGACgttttatcattattgaTGAAGTATGCTTCAAAAATCCaaacattgaaattaaCACCCGATGAGCAAATGTTCCTACAGCAATTTTCCTCTAACTAA
- the NOP1 gene encoding rRNA methyltransferase NOP1 (similar to Saccharomyces cerevisiae NOP1 (YDL014W); ancestral locus Anc_3.185) has protein sequence MSFRPGSRGGSRGGSRGGFSRGGGDRGGSRGGFSRGGGDRGGRGGFSRGGGRGGRGGFSRGGGDRGGRGGFSRGGGRGGRGGARGGAAGGARGGARVVIEPHKHAGVFIARGKEDLLVTKNMAPGESVYGEKRVSVEEPSKEDGVPPTKVEYRVWNPFRSKLAAGIMGGLDELFIAPGKKVLYLGAASGTSVSHVSDLVGPEGVVYAVEFSHRPGRELISMAKKRPNVIPIIEDARHPQKYRMLVGMVDAVFADVAQPDQARIIALNSHMFLKDQGGVVISIKANCIDSTVDAETVFAREVQKLREERIKPLEQLTLEPYERDHCIVIGKYMRSGLKK, from the coding sequence ATGTCATTCAGACCAGGTTCTAGAGGTGGTTCCCGTGGTGGTTCCAGAGGCGGTTTCTCCAGAGGTGGAGGTGACCGTGGTGGTTCCAGAGGTGGCTTCTCCAGAGGCGGCGGTGACCGTGGCGGCAGAGGCGGTTTCTCCAGAGGCGGTGGCAGAGGTGGCCGTGGTGGTTTCTCCAGAGGTGGAGGCGACCGTGGCGGCAGAGGTGGCTTCTCCAGAGGCGGTGGTAGAGGTGGCCGTGGTGGTGCCCGTGGTGGTGCTGCTGGTGGTGCCAGAGGTGGTGCCAGAGTTGTCATTGAACCACATAAGCACGCTGGTGTCTTCATTGCTAGAGGTAAAGAGGATTTATTAGTTACCAAGAACATGGCCCCAGGTGAATCTGTTTACGGTGAAAAAAGGGTTTCTGTTGAAGAACCTTCTAAGGAAGATGGTGTTCCACCAACTAAAGTCGAATACCGTGTCTGGAATCCTTTCAGATCCAAGTTGGCTGCCGGTATCATGGGTGGTTTAGATGAATTATTCATCGCCCCAGGTAAGAAAGTTCTATATCTAGGTGCTGCTTCCGGTACTTCTGTCTCCCACGTCTCCGATTTAGTCGGTCCAGAAGGTGTTGTCTACGCCGTCGAATTCTCCCACAGACCAGGTAGAGAATTGATCTCCATGGCTAAGAAGAGACCAAATGTCATTCCTATCATTGAAGATGCTAGACACCCACAAAAATACAGAATGTTGGTCGGCATGGTCGATGCCGTCTTTGCAGATGTTGCTCAACCAGATCAAGCCCGTATTATTGCTTTAAATTCTCATATGTTCTTAAAAGACCAAGGTGGTGTTGTTATCTCCATCAAGGCTAACTGTATTGACTCCACCGTCGATGCTGAAACTGTTTTCGCTAGAGAAGTGCAAAAATTACGTGAAGAACGTATTAAACCATTAGAGCAATTGACATTAGAACCTTATGAAAGAGATCATTGTATTGTTATTGGTAAATACATGAGAAGTGGtttaaagaaataa